The Stenotrophomonas sp. NA06056 genome segment GGCCACCGCTGGCGTACTGGCGCTTCTCCGGATGCAGCAGGGCCCGTTCGCGACCATCGCGCAGTACCCGCAGATGGCCGCGATCAGCGACGAAATTCGGGCCTTCGTGATGGTCCACGCCCTCGAAACGCACTTCATGGCCGGCGACCACCACCTGCTGGCCCGGTGACAGCGCGACTTCGCGCTGCACGTTCAAGGCTTCCACCAGCAGCGCGCCGGCCAGGAACACCGCGACACCGGCATGGGCGACGATCATGCCAAGCATCTCGGCGGTGAAGCGGCCATTGCCACGCAGGCGCTGCCAGACGAAACGGGCGGTACCCAGACCGACCCAGGCAGCAGCGGCGACACCGATACCGGCCTTCCATCCATTCTGTGGCGCCTGCCACCAGGCCCAGGCGCCGAGCAGCACGGCCAGGCCCGCCCATGGCAGCAGCAATGCCAGTGCGCGCGAGGGTTGGTCGCGCTGCCACTTCACCAGCGGTCCGAACGGCAGCAGCAACACCATCGGCGCCATCAACAGCAGGAACAGGCTGCCGAAGTAAGGTGGCCCCACCGAGATCTTGCCCAGCGACAGCGCATCGGCCAGCAGCGGGTAGAGGGTGCCGAGCAGGACCATCGCGCAGGCGCTGGCCAGCAGCAGGTTGTTGGCGAGCAGCAGGGTTTCACGCGAGGTCGCGGTGAAACCACGACGTGGATCGCCGGCATCCACCGCCAGCCGCGGCGCGCGCAGCGCATACAGCAGCAGGCTGCCACCCACCAGCAGCGACAGGAAGATCAGGATGAACAACCCGCGCGAAGGATCGGCCGCGAACGAATGCACGCTGGTCAGCACGCCGGAGCGGACCAGGAATGTGCCCAGCAGCGACAGCGCGAACGCCGCGATGGCCAGCAGCAGCGTCCAACTGCCGAAGGTGCCGCGCTTTTCGGTGACCGCCTGCGAATGGATCAGCGCCGCGCCAACCAGCCACGGCATGAAGCTGGCGTTCTCGACCGGATCCCAGAACCACCAGCCGCCCCAGCCCAGCTCGTAATAGGCCCACCAGCTGCCCAGCGCGATGCCCAGCGTGAGGAAGCCCCAGGCGACATTGGTCCAGGGCCGCGTCCAGCGTTGCCAGCGCGCATCCACGCGACCTTCCAGCAGTGCAGCCACGGCGAAGGCGAACGGTACCGCAAAGCCGACATAGCCCAGGTACAGCATCGGTGGATGGATGATCAGCCCCGGGTCCTGCAGCAGCGGGTTGAGGTCACGGCCTTCCAGCGGCACCGGGTTCAAACGCAGGAACGGATTGGAGGTGAAGATCAGGAAGGCGAGGAAGCCGACGCTGACCACGCCCATCACCGCCAGCACGCGCGCCTGTACCGGTGCCGGCAGGTGGCGTGAGAACAGCGCCACAGCGCCGGTCCACAGCGCCAGCACCAGCGCCCACATCAGCAGCGAGCCTTCGTGCGCCCCCCACACCGCCGAATAGCGGTAGATCAGCGGCAGCAGCGAGTTGGAGTTCTCCGCCACGTAGCGCACCGAGAAGTCCTGCTGCACGAAGGCCGCCGTCAGTACGGCGAACGCACCGGCAAGCAGCACCAGCTGGGCAATCGCTGCCGGACGCGCAACGGACATCCATGCGTCGTTGCCGCGCTGCGCACCGACCAGCGGCAGCACTGCCTGCAGCAACGAGGCCAACAATGCGCAGAGGAGGAGGATCTGACCGAATTCGGGAAGCACTCAGCGCACCTCGGGCGCCGTGACCGGCACATCGTGCTTGCGATGTGCATCGCCCATCTTATCGGCCACTTCCTTGGGCACGTAGTTCTCATCGTGCTTGGCCAGCACCTCGTCGGCGACAAAGGTGCCGTCCTGCAGGCGACCGCTGGCGACCACGGCGGTGCCCTCGCGGAACATGTCCGGCAGGATGCGGTCGGTGCTGACCGGCAGCGTCGCATCGCCGTCGGTGACCACGAAGTGGGCCTGCAATGAGCCGCTGGGGCGATTGAAGGAACCCTTCACCACCATCCCGCCCAGACGGAAGCGTGACTGCGCCTCCACGTCCCCGCGCAGCACTTCCGAAGGGGTGTACAGGTAGGCGATGTTGCGCTGCAGGGCGAAGGCGACCAGCGTGGTCGCCAGCCCGGAGGCCAACAGCAGCAGGAGCACCCAGATCATGCGGCGTCGCTGTACCGGCGTCATCGGCTGAGCTCGGTGGTGAGCGGAGCCTGCGCCGACGCGTTGCCACGTGCCTGCAATCGCTGCTGGCGCCGTTGCGCCAGCTGTCGGGCGCTGCGCAGGCGCAGCCACGAGCCCAGTGCATCGCAGCCCAGCACCAGCAGGAACACCGCAAAGGCGGCGATGATGTAGGGCAGGTGGGTCATTGCCGTGCCTCCCCATCCGCCGTGCCGAAGCGCTCGCCGATCCAGGCCTTGCCGGCCTCGCGTGCGATGTTGTCGGCACGCGCCTTGGCCAGCAGCGAGCCGACGAACCACAGTTTGGTGGCTACCACCATCCACCACAGCGGGGCGATCAGCTCCGGCCGTACCGCGTTCTCGCCGAACACGTTGATCGACTGGCGCTGGTGCAGCGCGCCCCACCAGTCCACCGAGTAGCGGATGATCGGCAGCAGGCCCACACCCACGATGGCCAGCAGGCCAGCCGCGCGTGCGGCGCTGCGGCGGTCTTCGATGGCGTGGTACAGGCCGATCACACCCAGGTACAGGAACAGCAGGATCAGTTCGCTGGTCATGCGCGGGTCCCAGTCCCACCAGGTGCCCCAGGTGCCTTTGCCCCAGATGCTGCCGGTCAGCAGGGTGATCAGGGTGAAGCCGGCACCCATCGGCGCGCAGGCCATGGCCAGGATCTCGCAGATCTTGATGCGCCAGATCAGTGCGATGGCGGAATAGGCAGCCATCAGCGCGAACACGAACAGGCTCATCCAGGCGCTGGGAACATGGATGTAGATGATGCGGAACGCATCGTGCTGGTTCTGTTCCGGCGGTGCCACGAACAGGCCCTGCCACAGGCCGATCAGCAGTACTGGAACCGCTGCGGCGTAGAACACGCGGGACCAGCGTGCAGCGAAACGATCGAAGGTCGGGGGCGAACCGAGTTGATGGAACCAGCGGACGATCGGATTCATGCGTGGCGGCTATCCAGCAGGGGTGGATTGGCTCTCAGCTCGGTCAACTCAGAGAAATACGGATCGCAGCAGCGGTGGCCAGCGGTGCCAGCACCAGGGCGATCACCAGCCCTGCGCCCAGCATCAGCAGCGCACCGACCGGATCCTGTCCGCGGCTGGCTGCCGCCAGGCTGCCAGCACCGAAGACAAGCACCGGTACATACAACGGCAACGACAGCAACGCCACGAGAATACCAGAGCGCCGGATGCCCACGGTCAGTGCTGCGACCACGCCGCCGATCAGGCTCAATAACGGTGTTCCCAGCAGCAACGATGCCAGCAACATCGGCAGCTGGTCATGCGGCAGATGCAGCATTTCCGCCAGCAGCGGGCTCAGCAGGATCAACGGCAGGGCAGTGGTCGCCCAATGCAGCAGCACGCGCACCAGCACCAGCCACGCCAGTGGTACCGGCGCCAGCAGCCACTGTTCGAGCGAGCCGTCTTCGGCATCGGAGCGGAACAGCGAATCCAGCGCCAGCTGCCCGGCCAAGAGCACCGCCAGCCACAACACCGCACCAGCGGTGGTGGCCAACGGCTGCGGGTCGCGGCCCTGGGCGAGGGCGAACAGCACCACCACCAGCAGAGCGAACAGCAGCGGCTGCAGCGCATCGCCACGGCGGCGCCAGAGCAGGCGCATATCGCGCGCCACCAGTGCGCGGGCGGTCTGCCACAGGCCCGGTTCGGTGCCCGGCGCGATCATGCGGCACCGCCGAGGTCGAGCTGGCGGGTGCGTACCGGCGGGGCGGCATAGGCGCCATGGGTGGTGACCAGGGCGGCGCCGCCGCTGCGCAGATGTGCGGAAATCATCCGGTTGACCAGGTTGATGCCTTCCAGGTCGAGGTTGGCATAGGGTTCGTCGAGCAGCCACAGCGGGGCCGGCGACAGCCAGATGCGGGCCAGCGCCAGCCGCCGCTTCTGCCCGGCTGACAGGTGCCGCACCAGGGTGTCTTCGTAGCCGGCCAGGCCGACGATGGCCAGCGCATTGCCCGGCATCTGCCGTGCGCGGCGGCCGTGCAGGCCACACAGGAAATTCAGGTTCTCCAGCGTATCCAGGTCCGGCTTCAGTGCCGGCAGGTGGCTGAGGTAGGCGACATAGCGCGCGCGCTCGGCGTTGCTGGCCGGCTTGCCGTCGATCAGCACCTGGCCCGCGCCCGGGCGCGCCAGGCCCGACAGCACGCGCAGCAGGGTGGTCTTGCCGGCACCGTTGCCGCCCTGCACCAGCAGCGCTTCGCCAGCATCCACGTGGAAGTCCAGCGGGCCGAACACCGGCTCGTCATTGCGGGAGAAGCTCAGGCCGCTGGCGGCCAGCAATGCAGGGGTGTTCAAGGCGCAGGGGTCTTCATGCGGGAGTGCGGCGGCAATTGTAGCGGTGAATGTGGCCCGGTAGCGCCGGGCCATGCCCGGCGAACACGCAGCGCGGCTTGCCATCGGTGCGGCATGTGCAAAGAGCCGCCGGATATGAGCCGGCGCAACCGCTGGGCGCCGCAGGCCGGGTCCGGATTTCGTACACTTCCAGCCCTCGTTTCCCCACAGCCCAGGCCGATGCAACCGAACACCAAGCTGCCCAAGGTCGGTACCACGATCTTCACCGTGATGTCCCAGCTCGCCGCCGAACATGGCGCGGTCAACCTCGGCCAGGGGTTCCCGGATTTCTCCGCGCCGCAGCGTCTGATCGACGAAACCACCAAGGCGATGGCTGCTGGCCTGAACCAGTATCCGCCGATGACCGGCGTGGCGCCGCTGCGCCAGGCCATCGCGCAGAAGTCGCTGGACCTGTACGGCGCGCAGATCGATCCGGATTCCGAGATCACCGTCACCAGCGGCGCCACCGAAGCGATCTTCAACGCCATCCACGCCGTGGTGCGTGCAGGTGAGGAAGTGATCGTGCTCGACCCGGCCTACGACTGCTACGAACCGGCCATCGAGCTGGCTGGCGCCACGGCCGTGCATGTGCCGCTGGACCCGCAGACCTTCGCCGTCGACTGGGACCGCGTGCGTGCGGCGATCACTCCGCGCACCCGCATGCTGATGGTCAACACCCCGCACAACCCGTCCGGCGCGATGCTGGACGAGGCCGACATGCAGGCGCTGGCCGACGTGCTGCGTGGCACGCAGATCTACCTGATCTCCGATGAGGTGTACGAGCACATCATTTACGACGGCCGCCGCCACGAATCGGCGCTGCGCTACCCGGAGCTGCGCGAGCGTACCTTCGTCATTTCCAGCTTCGGCAAGACCTACCACTGCACCGGCTGGAAGATCGGCTATGCGGTGGCGCCGCCGCTGCTGACCGCTGAATTCCGCAAGGTGCACCAGTACAACACCTTCACCAGCTTCGGCCCCGCGCAGTACGGCTTTGCTGCGATGATCCGCGACGAACCGCAGCATCATCTGGAACTGGGCGCGTTCTATGAAGCCAAGCGCGACCGCTTCCGCGAGCAGCTGGCCGGCACCCGCCTGAAGCCGCTGCCGGTGCCGGGCGGTTATTTCCAGCTGGTCGACTATTCGGCCATCAGTGACCTGCCGGACCACGAGTTCGTGAAGTGGCTGACCATCGAGAAGGGCGTCACTGCCATCCCGCTGTCGCCGTTCTACGAAACCGCGCCGGTCGGCCAGCGCCTGGTGCGCCTGTGCTTCGCCAAGAACGAGGCCACCCTGGACGCGGCGATTGAACGCCTGCGCCTGCTGTGAGCGGAGTAGACAGCATGCAGGACCTGCGCATTTCCCTCGTGCAAGGCGATACCCGCTGGCACGACCCCGCTGGCAACCGCGCCTACTACGGCGCGTTGCTGGCGCCGCTGGCCGGTAGCACCGACCTGGTGATCCTGCCTGAGACCTTTACCAGTGGCTTTTCCAACGAAGCCATTGCCCAGGCCGAAGGCATGGACGGCCCGACCGTGGCCTGGGTGCGCGAACAGGCCAAGGTATTGGATGCAGCAGTGATCGGCAGTGTGCAGCTGCGCGATGGCGAGGGCGTCTACAACCGCCTGCTGTTTGCCACGCCTGACGGAGGCCTGCAGTACTACGACAAGCGCCATCTTTTCCGCTACGGTGGCGAGCATGAGCGTTACGCCGCCGGCCGTGAGCGCCTGAGCGTGGAATGGAAGGGCTGGCGGATCAATCCACAGGTCTGCTACGACCTGCGTTTCCCGGTGTTCTGCCGCAACCGCTACAACGTCGAGCGTGCCGAACAGCTGGACTTCGACCTGCAGATCTTCGTCGCCAACTGGCCGTCGGCGCGCGCCTATGCGTGGAAGACCCTGCTGCGCGCACGGGCGATCGAGAACCTGTGCTTTGTCGCCGCGGTCAACCGCGTGGGTGTGGACGGCAACCAGCTGCATTACGCCGGCGACAGCGCGGTCATCGACTTCCTCGGCCAGCCGCAGGTGGAGATCCGCGAGCGCGAGCAGGTGGTGACCACCACCATCTCGGCCGAAGCGCTGGCCTCGCACCGTGCACGCTTCCCGGCGATGCTCGATGCCGATGCCTTCCATCTGGATGTACAGGCCTGATACCGCGCCTGAACGCCTTCTGCCTCACCACGCGCGCCTGCATCCAACGTGCACGCGCGCGCTGCTAGATTCGCCCACATTACCGACCGATGTGGATGTTCTGCCGATGAATACCAAGCCGTTTGCCCTGCTGCTGGCGCTGGCCGCCGCCTCCCTGGCCCCGGCCGCGCAGGCCGGTGGCAACCTCGATTGCCAGCTGCGCTACAACCTGTCGGGCTGGTCGCTGATCTACAAGACCGCCTCGGGCAATGGCACCATCCACTGCACCAACGGCGCCAGCATGCCGGTGCGGATCCAGCTGAAGGGCGGCGGCCTGACCGTCGGCAAGTCGAAGATCACCGATGGTCGTGGCAGCTTCACCGGCGCCAGCAGCGTCGGCGAGCTGCTGGGCACCTACGCCTCGGTCGGTGCGCATGCCGGTGCAGTGAAGTCCAGCAATGCGCAGGTGATGACCAAGGGCGATATCTCGCTGGCGCTGTCCGGCACCGGCAAGGGCTGGGACGTGGGCGTCGACGGCGCGGCGTTCACCATCAGCCGGCGTTGATCCCCTCCGTCCCGTTTTTCTTGCCGAAGGTGCCGTCACGCGCCTTCGGTATTGGTGCGCACGTTGAGCTTCCACCGGATCGCGCCCTGCTGGGGAGCGTGCTGGTGGTGCGATTGCGGCGGAAACGGGTCGCGCTGATTGCTGGTGATTTCGCGCTTGCAGCCGAGGCATCGATAAATGCCCGAGACCTGCACGGTGTCACCGGGACCGTAGATGGTGTTCCACCAGGTATTGGTGTCGTTGACCTGCAGCAATACGGAAGTGGACGTGTGCCAAGCCATCGTGACTCCTGAGTGTTGTGAATGGAGTGCTGACGATAGGAAGTCGATGGGTTTCATGCGGCGACGAATGACACAAACAGCGCGTTTTCAAAGAATTCCTAGTTCATGCTTTTCATTCGCGCGTGGCGTGGATCTACCCACGGATCGATCCGCCAGACAAAGAAAAACCCCGGCCGAAGCCGGGGTTTTTCATGTGTCAGCGATGCGCTCGATCAGCCGCCGCGCGGGCCGCTGCGACGCGGGCCGCCCGGGCCACGGTTGCCACCCGGGCCGCCGGGACCACGATTGCCACCGGGACCACCCGGGCCACGATTGCCGCCGGGGCCGCCTGGGCCACGGTTGCCACCTGGACGTGCATTCGCATTGCCACCCGGGCGACCGTTGCCGGCCGGACGCGAGTTGCCGTACGGATTGAAGCCCGGATTGGCGTGGTCGGACGGGAAGCTGGGGGCGTTGCCCGGATGGCCGTAAGGGTGCTTGTTGCCCTGGCCCTGCGAGCGGTTGCCCGCACCGGCCGGACGACCCTGGCCGCCCGCGCCACCACGACCTTCACCGCCGTAGCCGCCGCGGCCTTCGCCACCGTAGCCGCCGCGACCCTGGCCGCCACCAGCGCCAGCGCCTGGGCCCTTCGGCTTGCCGTACGGACGGCCCTGGCCGCCTGCACCTGCACCTGCGCCACGGGCACCCGGGCCACGAGCGCCCGGACCGGCGTTGCGATGGCCGCTCGGGCCGGTGCTGACGCCATCCGGCACGTACCAGGTACGGAATGCGGCCGGGTTGCCTTCCGGCAGCGAGCGGTCGTTCTTCGGCGCGCGCTGCTTGAACGGGCGCTGCGACTGCTTGGCCGCGGCTTCACCGCTGACCGTCAGGCCGCCCTTGAAACCACCGCCACCCTTGCCACCGCGACCGCGGCCACGATCTTCGCGCACGTTGTCGAAGCGACGCAGTTCGCGACCTTCATCGGCGGTGTTGTGACCGTTGACGTAGGCATTGCCGCGGCCACCTTCGCGCACGCGCACGGTGGTCTTGGCGGCACGCCGCTGGCCGATCACCGGCTGCAGGGTGAGGGCCGACGGTGCACCTTCTTCCAGCTTCAGTTCAGCGCGCAGCGCTTCGACCTGGCTGCCCGGCAGTTCGACGGACTGGCCGCGGGCCAGTTCGCGCGGCAGGCTGACCTTGCCGTAGCGGGTGCGCTTGAGGCGGCTGACCTGGCAGCCCTGCGATTCCCACAGGCGGCGCACTTCGCGGTTGCGGCCTTCCTTCACCACGACGCGGAACCAGTCGTGCGAATCGGTGCCGCCGATGCGTTCGATCTCATCGAACTTGGCCGGGCCATCTTCCAGCGCCACGCCACGGGTAAGGCGGTCGATGACGGCATCGGGCACCTTGTCCTCGCCTTCCGGGGCGCGCACGCGCACCACGTACTCGCGCTCGACCTCGAACGAGGGGTGCATCATGGCGTTGGCCAGTTCACCGTCGGTGGTCGCCAGCAGCAGGCCGGTGGTGTTGATGTCCAGGCGGCCAACGGCGATCCAGCGGGCACCCTTCAGCGCCGGCAGCGATTCGAATACGGTCGGGCGGCCTTCCGGGTCTTCGCGGGTGGTTACTTCGCCTTCCGGCTTGTTGTAGACCAGCACACGCGACGGTTCGGCCAGCGCGGTGGCGACGAAGCCGCGACCGTCGAGCTCGATCTTGTCACCGCTCTTGACCGACATGCCGGTCTGCGCGACTTCACCGTTGACCTTGACCAGGCCTTCGGCAATGCGCTGCTCCAGGGCGCGGCGCGAGCCGAGGCCGGCCTGGGCCAGGACCTTGTGCAGGCGTTCTTCCAGCTTGAACTGTTCGGACGTGGCTTCGCGCTTGAGCGAAAGCTTGTTCAACGAGGGCTTGCGGGGGGTGTCACTCATCAGTTTTGCTCCGGCCGACGGTTTCGAGGTCGGCCTCTGGTTCGGAATCGGCTTGGTCAACAGCCACGGTCGTCTTCGCGACGGCGTTGTCTTCGCGTTCGTTCACTGTCACCGCGCGCTCGCCCGGCGCGGAATCGGGGTGCCCATCATCGGAGGGCGAAGGTGCTTGCTCATCGTCGGCCGCCGCAGGCAATGCGTCGGCAGAATCGGGGGTGTCGCCAGCAGTGGTGCTGGTGTCGTCATTTGCAGCGGCGTCCGGCTCGGCGCTCACGTCCGGACCGTCGGCGCTGGCGGCGAGGGGGGCGTCGCGATCCAGCGCCAGCTGCGGTTCCAGGTCGCCCAGGTCCTTCAGCTCGGAAAGGGGCGGCAGTTCGTCCAGGCGCTTCAGCCCGAAGTAGTCCAGGAAGCCCTTGGTGGTGCCGAACAGTGCGGGCTTGCCGGGTACGTCGCGGTGGCCCACCACGCGGATCCACTCACGCTCTTCCAGTGCCTGGATGATGTTACTGCTGACCGCCACGCCCCGCACCTGCTCGATCTCGCCACGGGTGATCGGCTGCCGATAGGCGATCAGCGCCAGCGTTTCCAGGGTGGCGC includes the following:
- a CDS encoding heme lyase CcmF/NrfE family subunit; protein product: MLPEFGQILLLCALLASLLQAVLPLVGAQRGNDAWMSVARPAAIAQLVLLAGAFAVLTAAFVQQDFSVRYVAENSNSLLPLIYRYSAVWGAHEGSLLMWALVLALWTGAVALFSRHLPAPVQARVLAVMGVVSVGFLAFLIFTSNPFLRLNPVPLEGRDLNPLLQDPGLIIHPPMLYLGYVGFAVPFAFAVAALLEGRVDARWQRWTRPWTNVAWGFLTLGIALGSWWAYYELGWGGWWFWDPVENASFMPWLVGAALIHSQAVTEKRGTFGSWTLLLAIAAFALSLLGTFLVRSGVLTSVHSFAADPSRGLFILIFLSLLVGGSLLLYALRAPRLAVDAGDPRRGFTATSRETLLLANNLLLASACAMVLLGTLYPLLADALSLGKISVGPPYFGSLFLLLMAPMVLLLPFGPLVKWQRDQPSRALALLLPWAGLAVLLGAWAWWQAPQNGWKAGIGVAAAAWVGLGTARFVWQRLRGNGRFTAEMLGMIVAHAGVAVFLAGALLVEALNVQREVALSPGQQVVVAGHEVRFEGVDHHEGPNFVADRGHLRVLRDGRERALLHPEKRQYASGGQVMTEAGIDARLSGDVYVALGEPLGNNAWAVRVHIKPFVRWIWLGALLMALGGFITAADRRFRRP
- the ccmE gene encoding cytochrome c maturation protein CcmE, whose protein sequence is MTPVQRRRMIWVLLLLLASGLATTLVAFALQRNIAYLYTPSEVLRGDVEAQSRFRLGGMVVKGSFNRPSGSLQAHFVVTDGDATLPVSTDRILPDMFREGTAVVASGRLQDGTFVADEVLAKHDENYVPKEVADKMGDAHRKHDVPVTAPEVR
- a CDS encoding heme exporter protein CcmD, giving the protein MFLLVLGCDALGSWLRLRSARQLAQRRQQRLQARGNASAQAPLTTELSR
- the ccmC gene encoding heme ABC transporter permease CcmC, whose protein sequence is MNPIVRWFHQLGSPPTFDRFAARWSRVFYAAAVPVLLIGLWQGLFVAPPEQNQHDAFRIIYIHVPSAWMSLFVFALMAAYSAIALIWRIKICEILAMACAPMGAGFTLITLLTGSIWGKGTWGTWWDWDPRMTSELILLFLYLGVIGLYHAIEDRRSAARAAGLLAIVGVGLLPIIRYSVDWWGALHQRQSINVFGENAVRPELIAPLWWMVVATKLWFVGSLLAKARADNIAREAGKAWIGERFGTADGEARQ
- the ccmB gene encoding heme exporter protein CcmB, which translates into the protein MIAPGTEPGLWQTARALVARDMRLLWRRRGDALQPLLFALLVVVLFALAQGRDPQPLATTAGAVLWLAVLLAGQLALDSLFRSDAEDGSLEQWLLAPVPLAWLVLVRVLLHWATTALPLILLSPLLAEMLHLPHDQLPMLLASLLLGTPLLSLIGGVVAALTVGIRRSGILVALLSLPLYVPVLVFGAGSLAAASRGQDPVGALLMLGAGLVIALVLAPLATAAAIRISLS
- the ccmA gene encoding heme ABC exporter ATP-binding protein CcmA, with the protein product MARRYRATFTATIAAALPHEDPCALNTPALLAASGLSFSRNDEPVFGPLDFHVDAGEALLVQGGNGAGKTTLLRVLSGLARPGAGQVLIDGKPASNAERARYVAYLSHLPALKPDLDTLENLNFLCGLHGRRARQMPGNALAIVGLAGYEDTLVRHLSAGQKRRLALARIWLSPAPLWLLDEPYANLDLEGINLVNRMISAHLRSGGAALVTTHGAYAAPPVRTRQLDLGGAA
- a CDS encoding pyridoxal phosphate-dependent aminotransferase, whose amino-acid sequence is MQPNTKLPKVGTTIFTVMSQLAAEHGAVNLGQGFPDFSAPQRLIDETTKAMAAGLNQYPPMTGVAPLRQAIAQKSLDLYGAQIDPDSEITVTSGATEAIFNAIHAVVRAGEEVIVLDPAYDCYEPAIELAGATAVHVPLDPQTFAVDWDRVRAAITPRTRMLMVNTPHNPSGAMLDEADMQALADVLRGTQIYLISDEVYEHIIYDGRRHESALRYPELRERTFVISSFGKTYHCTGWKIGYAVAPPLLTAEFRKVHQYNTFTSFGPAQYGFAAMIRDEPQHHLELGAFYEAKRDRFREQLAGTRLKPLPVPGGYFQLVDYSAISDLPDHEFVKWLTIEKGVTAIPLSPFYETAPVGQRLVRLCFAKNEATLDAAIERLRLL
- a CDS encoding amidohydrolase gives rise to the protein MQDLRISLVQGDTRWHDPAGNRAYYGALLAPLAGSTDLVILPETFTSGFSNEAIAQAEGMDGPTVAWVREQAKVLDAAVIGSVQLRDGEGVYNRLLFATPDGGLQYYDKRHLFRYGGEHERYAAGRERLSVEWKGWRINPQVCYDLRFPVFCRNRYNVERAEQLDFDLQIFVANWPSARAYAWKTLLRARAIENLCFVAAVNRVGVDGNQLHYAGDSAVIDFLGQPQVEIREREQVVTTTISAEALASHRARFPAMLDADAFHLDVQA
- a CDS encoding protein L, coding for MAWHTSTSVLLQVNDTNTWWNTIYGPGDTVQVSGIYRCLGCKREITSNQRDPFPPQSHHQHAPQQGAIRWKLNVRTNTEGA
- a CDS encoding pseudouridine synthase codes for the protein MSDTPRKPSLNKLSLKREATSEQFKLEERLHKVLAQAGLGSRRALEQRIAEGLVKVNGEVAQTGMSVKSGDKIELDGRGFVATALAEPSRVLVYNKPEGEVTTREDPEGRPTVFESLPALKGARWIAVGRLDINTTGLLLATTDGELANAMMHPSFEVEREYVVRVRAPEGEDKVPDAVIDRLTRGVALEDGPAKFDEIERIGGTDSHDWFRVVVKEGRNREVRRLWESQGCQVSRLKRTRYGKVSLPRELARGQSVELPGSQVEALRAELKLEEGAPSALTLQPVIGQRRAAKTTVRVREGGRGNAYVNGHNTADEGRELRRFDNVREDRGRGRGGKGGGGFKGGLTVSGEAAAKQSQRPFKQRAPKNDRSLPEGNPAAFRTWYVPDGVSTGPSGHRNAGPGARGPGARGAGAGAGGQGRPYGKPKGPGAGAGGGQGRGGYGGEGRGGYGGEGRGGAGGQGRPAGAGNRSQGQGNKHPYGHPGNAPSFPSDHANPGFNPYGNSRPAGNGRPGGNANARPGGNRGPGGPGGNRGPGGPGGNRGPGGPGGNRGPGGPRRSGPRGG
- the scpB gene encoding SMC-Scp complex subunit ScpB translates to MDQTLINRIVEGALLASSQPLTLAQLKDLFPEDEPAPPGSIERALERLRESCQDRGVELVEVASGFRYQVTAEVHGWISRLWTERKTRYTRATLETLALIAYRQPITRGEIEQVRGVAVSSNIIQALEEREWIRVVGHRDVPGKPALFGTTKGFLDYFGLKRLDELPPLSELKDLGDLEPQLALDRDAPLAASADGPDVSAEPDAAANDDTSTTAGDTPDSADALPAAADDEQAPSPSDDGHPDSAPGERAVTVNEREDNAVAKTTVAVDQADSEPEADLETVGRSKTDE